From Amaranthus tricolor cultivar Red isolate AtriRed21 chromosome 4, ASM2621246v1, whole genome shotgun sequence:
atgtatatgtatatatatatatatatatatatatatatatatatatatactatatatatatataaatatatatatatatatatcgataaatatatatatatatatatatatattatatatatatatatatatataaaaatatatatatttatatattatatatcgataaatatatatatatatatatataaatatatatatatatatatatttatatatataaatatatatatatatatatatatatatatatatatatacatatatatatatatatatatatatatatatatatatatatatagatatatatatatatatgtatatatatatatatatatcgataaatatatatatatatatatatatatatatatatatatatatatatatatataatgtatatatatgtatgtgtaatatatatacatacatatatatatatatatatatatatatatataatatatatatatttatttatatatataaatatatatatatatatatatatatatatatatatatatatatatatatttatatatatatatatatatatatatatatatatatatatattttatatatataccatatatatatatatatatatatatatatatttatatagatatatatatatatatatatatatatatatatatatatatatatatgtatatatgtatatatatgtataatctaatatatatacatacatacatatatctatatatatatatatatatatatatatatatatatatatatatatatatatatatatatatatatataaatatatatatatatatatatatatttatatatatgtatataaatatatgtatacacacacacacacacacacatatatatatatatatatatatatatatatatatatatatatatatatatatatatatatttatatatatatatatatacatatatatgtatatatatatatatatatatatatatatatatatatatatgtatatatatatgtatatatacatatatatatatatatatatatatatatatatatatatatatatatatatatatatatatatttatacatatatatatatgtatgtacatatatataatatatatatatatatatatatatatatatatatgtatgtatatatatatatactatatatatatacatatatatatatatatatatatatatatattcatatatatgtatatatatatataaatatatatatatataatatatatgtatatatatatatatatatatatatatatatatatatatatatatatatatatgtatatgtatatatatatatatatatatatatatatatatatatatatatatatatatatatatataaatatatatatatatatatatatcgataaatatatatatatatatatatatatatatataaatatatatatatatatatatatatatatatatatataaatatatatatatatatatatatcgataaatatatatatatatatatatatatatatatatatatatttatatatataaatatatatatatatatatatatatatatatatatatatatatatatatatatatatatatatatatatatatatatattatatatatatatatacacacatatatatatatatatatatatatatatatatattatattagatatattatatatatatatatatatatatatatatatatatactatatatatatatatatatatatatatatatatatatatatatatatatacacacatatatatatatatatatatatatatatatatatatacatatatatatatatatatacatatatatatatatactatatatatatatataacatatataatatatatatatatatatatatatatatatatatatatatatatatatgtatatatatatatatatatttatatatatatatatatatcgataaatatatatatatatatatatatatatatatatttatatatataaaatatatatacatatatatatatatatatatatatatatatatatatatatattcatatatatgtatatatatatatatatatatatatatatatatatatatatatatgtatatatatatatatatatatatatatatatatatatatatatatatatatatgtcgataactatatatatatatatatatatatatatatatatatatatgtatatgcatatatatatatatatatatatatatatcgataaatatatatatatatatatatatatatatatatatatatataatatatatatatatgtatatatatgtatgtgtaatatatatacatacatatatatatatatatatatatatatattatatatatatatatatatttatatatataaatatatatatatatatatatatatatatatatttatatatatatatatatatatattatatatatatatatatatatatatatatatatatatatatttataatatacatatatatatatatatatatatatatatatatatatatatatttatatatatacatatatatatatatatatatatatatatatatatatatatatgtatatatgtatatatatgtatatctaatatatatacatacatatatatatatatatatatatatatatatatatatatatatatatatatatatatatattataaatatatatatatatatatatatatatatatttatatatatgtatataaatatatgtatatacacacacacatatatatatatatatatatatatatatatatatatatatatatatatttatatatatatatatatatatacatatatatgtatatatatatatatatatatatatatatatatatatatatatatatatatatatatatgtatatatatatgtatatatacatatatatatatatatatatatatattatatatatatatatatatatatataatatttatgcatatatatatatgtatgtacatatatatatatatatatatatatatatatatatatatatatatatatatatatatatatatatatttatacatatatatatgtatgtacatatatatatatatatatatatatatatatatatatatatatatatatatatatgtatgtatatatatatatatatatatatatacatatatatatatatatatatatatatatatatatattcatatatatgtatatataatatataaatatatatatatatatatatatatgtatatatatatatatatatatatatatatatatatatatatatatatatatatatgtatatgtatatatatatatatatatatatatatatatatatatatatatatatatatatatatatatatataaatatatatatatataatatatatcgataaatatatatatatatatatatataaatatatatatatatatatatatatataaatatatatatatatatatatatatcgataaatatatatatatatatatatatatatatatatatatttatatatataaatatatatatataataaatatatatattatatatatatatattatatatatatatatatatatatatatatatatatatatatatatatatatatatatatattatacacacatatatatatatatatatatatatatatatatatatatatatatagatatatatatatatatatatatatatatatatatatatatatatatatataatatatatatatatatatatatatatacacacatatatatatatatatatatatatatatatatatatattacatatatatatataatatacatatatatatatatacaatatatatatatatacatatatatatatatatatatatatatatatatatatatatatgtatatatatatatatatatttatatatatatatatatatcgataaatatatatatatatatatatatatatatatatatataatttatatatataaatatatatacatatatatatatatatatatatatatatatatattcatatatatgtatatatatatatatatatatatatatatatatatatatatatatatatatatattgtatatatatatatatatatatatatatatatatatatatatatatatatataatgtcgataactatatatatatatatatatatatatatatatatatatgtatatgcatatatatatatatatatatatatatatataataatcgataaatatatatatatatatatatatataatatatatatatatatatatatatacatatatatatatgtatatatatgtatgtgtaatatatatacatacatatatatatatatatatatatatatatatatatatatatatatatatatttatatttatatatataaatatatatatatatatatatatatatatatatatatatttatatatatatatatatatatttatatatatatatatatatatatatatatatatatatatatttatatatatacatatatatatatatatatatatatatatatatatatatatatatttatatatatagatatatatatatatatatatatatatatatatatatatatatatatatatgtataatatgtatatatatgtatatctaatatatatacatacatatatatatatatatatatatatatatatatatatatatatatatatatatatatatatatatatatatatatatatataaatatatatatatatatatatatataatataatatttatatatatatatatatatacatatatatgtatatatatatatatatatatatatatatatatatatatatatatatatatataatatatatatatataatatgtatatatatatgtatatatacatataatatatataatatatatatatatatatatatatatatatatatatatatatttatgcatatatatatatgtatgtacatatatatatatatatatatatatatatatatatatatatatattatatatatatatacatatatatatatatatatatatatatatacatatatatatatatatataatatatatatatatatatttatatatatatataaatatatatattatatatatatatatatatgtacatatatatatatatatatatatatatatatatatatatatatatatatatacatatatatatatatatatatatatatatatatatatatatatacatatttatatatatatatatatatatatatatatatatatatatatatatatatatacatatatatatatatacatataaatatatatatacatatatatatatatatatatatatatatatatatatatatatatatatatatacatatatatatatatatatatatatatatatatatatatatacatatatatatatatatatatatatatatatatatatatatatatacatatgtacttatatatatatatatatatatatatatatatatatatatatatatatatatatatatatatatatatatatatatatattatacatatataatatatatacatatatatatatatatatatatatatatatatatatattatatatatattcatatatatgtatatatatatatataaatatatatatatatatatatatatatatatatatgtatatgtgtatatatatatatatatatatatatatatatatatatatatatatatatatatatatatatatatatatatatatatatcgataaatatatatatatatatatatatatatatatatatatatatgtatttatgtataaatatgtatatctaatatatatacatacatatacatatatatgtatatatatatatatatgtatatatacatatatatatatatatatatatatatatatatatatatatatataatatatatatatatatatatatacatatatatatatatatatatatatatatatatatatatatatatatatatatatatatatatatatatatatatatacatatatgtaaatatatatatatatatatatataatatatatatatatatatatatatatatatatgtatgtgtatatatatatatatatatatatatatatatatatatatatatatatatatatatatatatatatatatacatatatatatatatatatatatatatatatatatatatatatatgtatatgtatatgtatatatacatatatatatatatatatatatatatatatatatatatatatatatatatatatgtatatatatatgtatatatacatatatatatatatatatatatatatatatatatatgtacatatatatatatatatatatatatatatatatatatatattatatatatatatatatatatatatatacatatatatatatatatatatatatatatatatatatatatatatatatatatatatatatatatatatatatattatacatatacatatatatatatatatatatatataatatatatatatatatatacatattaatatatatatatatatatatatatatataatatatatatatatatatacatatttatatatatatatatatatatatatatatatatatatatattatatatatatatatatataattatacatatatatatatatatatacatatatatatatatatatatatttatatatatatatatatatatatatatatatatatgtacatatatatatatatatatatatatatatatatatatatatatatatatatatatatatatatatgtatgtatatatatatatatatatatatataatatatatatatatatatatatatatatatatatatatatattatatatatatattatatatatatatatatatatattatatatatatatatatatatatacatatacatatatatatatatatatatatatatatatatatatatatatatatatatatatatatatatatatatatacatattaatatatatatatatatatatatatatatacatatatatatatatatatacatatatatatatatatatatatttatatatatatatatgtatgtatatatatatatatatatatatatatatatatatatatatatacatatacatatatatatatatatatatatatatgtatgtatatatatatatatatatatatatatatatatatatatatatatatatatatatatatatatatatgtatatgtatatatatatatatatatatatatatatatataatatatatatatatatattatatatatatatatatataaatatatatatatatatatcgataaatatatatatatatatatatatatatatatatatatatatataaatatatatatatatatatatatatatatcgataaatatatatatatatatatataaatatatatatatatatatatatatttatatatataaatatatatatatatatatatatatatatatatatatatatatatatatatatatatacatatatatatatatatatatatatatatatatagatatatatatatatatgtatatatatatatatatcgataaatatatatatatatatatatatatatatatatatatatatatatatatatatatatatgtatatatatgtatgtgtaatatatatacatacatatatatatatatatatatatatatatatatatatataatatttatttatatatataaatatatatatatatatatatatatatatatatttatatatatatatatatatatatatatatatatatatatatatatatttatatataatacatatatatatatatatatatatatatttatatagatatatatatatatatatatatatatatatatatatatatatatatatatatatatatatatatatgtatatatgtatatatatgtatatctatatatacatacatacatatatctatatatatatatatatatatatatatatatatatatatatatatatatagatatatatatatatatataaatatttatatatatatatatatatttatatatatgtatataaatatatgtatacacacacacacacacacacacatatatatatatatatatatatatatatatatatatatatatatatatatatatatatatatatatatatatatatatatatatttatatatatatatatatatacatatatatgtatatatatatatatatatatatatatatatatatatatatatatatatatgtatatatatatgtatatatacatatatatatatatatatatatatatatatatatatatatatatatatatttatacatatatatatatatgtatgtacatatatatatatatatatatatattatatatatatatatatataatatatatatatatatatatgtatgtatatatatatatatatatatatacatacatatatatatatatatatatatatatatatatatatatattcatatatatgtatatatatatataaatatatatatatatatatatatatgtatatatatatatatatatatatatatatatatatatatatatatatatatatatatatatatatgtatatgtatatatatatatatatatatatatatatatatatatatatttatatatatatataaatatatatatatatatatatcgataaatatatatatatatatatatatatatatatatatatatatatataaatatatatatatatatatatatatatatatataaatatatatatatatatatatatatcgataaatatatatatatatatatatatatatatatatttatttatatatataaatatatatatatatatatatatatatatatatatatatatatatatatatatatatatatatatatatatatatatatatatatatacacacatatatatatatatatatatatatatatatatatatatatatatatatagatatatatatatatatatatatatatatatatatatatatatatatatatatatatatatacacatatatatatatatatatatatatatatatatatatatatagatatatatatatatatatatatatatatatatatatatatatatatatatatatatatatattcatatatatgtatatatatatatatatatatatatatatatatgtatatatatatatatatatatatatatatatatatatatatatatatatatatatatatatatatatatatattcatatatatgtatatatatatatatatatatatatatatatatatatatatatatatatatatatatatatatatatatatatatatatatatatatatatatatatatatatatatatatatatgtatatgcatatatatatatatatatatatatatatatatatatatatatatatatatatatatatatatatatatatatatatatgtatgtgtaatatatatacatacatacatatgttttatattaagttattttgaatgtgtttgttggatattttgaaaacagttttaagttgaataatgtttttttggttgattcattgtgaaattatatatatatatatatatatatatatatatatatatatatatatatatatatatatatatattcatatatatgtatatatatatatatatatatatatatatatatatatatatatatatatgtatatatatatatatatatatatatatatatatatatatatgtatatatatatatatatatatatatatatatatatatatatatatgtatatatatatatatatatatatatatatatatatatatattcatatatatgtatatatatatatatatatatatatatatatatatatatatatatatatattcatatatatgtatatatatatatatatatatatatatatatatatatatatatatatatatatatatatatatgtatatgcatatatatatatagatatatatatgtatatatatatatatatcgataaatatatatatatatatatatatatatatatatatatatatatatatatgtatatgcatatatatatatatatatatatatatatatatatatatatatatcgataaatatatatatatatatatatatatatatatatatatatatatatatatatatatatatatatatatatatatataaatatatatatatatatatatatatatatatatatatatatatgtatgtgtaatatatatacatacatacatatgttttatattaagttattttgaatgtgtttgttggatattttgaagacaattttaagttgaataatgtttttttggttgattcattgtgaaattatatatatattattaacattagtctataaatatccctttattgcaatctcaacacatttaaaaatacaaaaaaaaaaaaaaatcaaaactggacccgttttggacccggatccggtactggatccgcagtatccgCGGATTCAgatctgggtcttgcaaaactgaacctgcggatccgggtccggatctggatcctgtTCTAGAAAACGGATCCCCGGTCTAGATCCGACCCGTTGGCATCCCTATTGTATGCAATCGATAATTTGATGGTATACGTAAGGTATCAActaaaaagatttaaaagctAAATGTAGCTTATTTTGTTTAATCGAGAATGAGGataaaacttatttattttcatggaAGTCACTTCAAATTGACATTTATAGTACAGGCATAAATAAATTTCACAATAAGTCTATAAGCATATTCGTACTACATAATTCCATTCCTTGCATGCACTACTGTGATTCTTCATTCGACCAAACTCCTTGACACTAAATAGAAAAAACTCCATCCCCTGAAGAAAGCTATATGACCAAAATCTGAAAGCTGATAATAATCTCCTACAGGTGTGATCATTTCTGCTGTTGACGCGATCTAGCAGTAAAGCCCGCAAACCATGCAACCCTCATGAGCTGCAATCCGAGAATCAGAACCCACCAACAGACTAACCCCCTCATAGTGTGCATCATCCATGCAGGTGCAGTAATCTCTGCACTAAGTTTTAAACCCCTCATGAGCTGCAGCACTCGATAAGCCTCATAAATGACAGGAGTTACAAGCCACACAGGCGATTGCCAATGCCAAGTCAGCAGTTCAGTTAATATCTGCACCGATAGAAGCAGAAGGTAAGGGCCCAAGAGTACCAAGTATGAGAAGGGTGCAAGTTGCGGTTGAAGGAAGCCCTTTTCTGACCCGAAGAATAATGCCAAGGGAATAGCATAGCCTATTAATGAAGCAAACATGTTCCAGAACTGGTAACTGAAGGGAGCCGTACTTTTGGGTGCTTCTGTCGGGTTCTTTGGTTGGGTGGTAGAATGGGCCATAAGAAGGAATAGCATTGCACCAATATTAAAGATGCAATCTAGCCCAACAAGCGAAAGCAGACTGGCAATGTTGGGCCCAAGAAAAATGGAAGATATAGGTAGCCACAAAGTTGGAACCATGCCAGTTACCAGAAGGAAAGTAGGACCTAGAACCCACAATGGCCATTTCAGAAAGCCCGCAGCTTCCTTTGAGGGGCTGCTACTTTTTTGAGCTATTTTTTCAGATTCAACAGCTTGCGTTTCTGTAGTGTCCGCAAACTTAAGGTTCTCAAATATGTTGGGTGTTTCTTCTTTATATTCAGGTTCTTCAGCCTCATCAGTAGGTGAATATATAAAAGGAGTGGGTTCCCACGGTGTCAAATTTGAACAGGAAACTGAAAGTTGTTTCACTTGAAGCTTTGGAAGAGCAACTCCAATGTTATAATTTGTAAATTTCCTAACATCAGTGTTCTGATAACGGAGTCCAGCAACTGTAACGTTGGGGAATGGAGTTCTAATTAGAGATAACATCGCGCCTAGTCACCTACAAGCACTTACTTCAAGAGACTGGGTTACTTTGTTGTATCTTCCCTGCAATACGAACaagaaagaaaatttgaaacattAAAATAAGCAACAAGCACTAGTAATTgccaaaataaaaacttaaaagagTAAGTTTCATAAAGAGATCACTTTTCTAAATCAACGGTTGGGAGCCGTGAATGCGTGAAAGGGAATATTAGTGAGTATTGAGAATTGTTTAAGCTATATGAGGTATCATGATCTGAACAAATATAAACATTCTCATCGGATAAAACTATCATACCTTGACAGAAGTTTACACTAAACAGTAACTTTACCACCAAGACAAATAAATGTGTAGTCAAAAAACACCATCAACAGAAAAGCATATGTAGGATACCATTGATTTGTTTACTGACGATCTCTTACATTAATTTGTTTCGGTTCAACATAGTCCACACCAATTTTGAGATTAAGGCTTTGATATTGTTGTGTGTGGTAATTTACCTCCATCAGAAACAATGAAGTGTATTGGACTACATCATCATGTAGAATGACTgaagagaggaaaaaaaaaacaaaaaccttaTATGACATGAAAATGACTAGGATTTCCATAATTACAATTGATAGAATAGACAATAGAGGCTCTTTTGATAAGGAAAACCCAATGCAGGAATTATCCAAGACAAGGTCTCATAAAGACAATTGAGTAACGAAACCTTGTTTTCCCTCTATATATGAATATTCTCAAAATGATTCCTAGCAGAAAGTAACTGACCTTCAACTTTTTAAAGAGAAAAGGACAACCCGATTTGCCTCTA
This genomic window contains:
- the LOC130809710 gene encoding uncharacterized protein LOC130809710, with protein sequence MLSLIRTPFPNVTVAGLRYQNTDVRKFTNYNIGVALPKLQVKQLSVSCSNLTPWEPTPFIYSPTDEAEEPEYKEETPNIFENLKFADTTETQAVESEKIAQKSSSPSKEAAGFLKWPLWVLGPTFLLVTGMVPTLWLPISSIFLGPNIASLLSLVGLDCIFNIGAMLFLLMAHSTTQPKNPTEAPKSTAPFSYQFWNMFASLIGYAIPLALFFGSEKGFLQPQLAPFSYLVLLGPYLLLLSVQILTELLTWHWQSPVWLVTPVIYEAYRVLQLMRGLKLSAEITAPAWMMHTMRGLVCWWVLILGLQLMRVAWFAGFTARSRQQQK